Proteins encoded by one window of Ralstonia sp. RRA:
- a CDS encoding alpha/beta hydrolase — translation MKAEPTLVMIPCFAGAPWQLDQLSGLQGRAMRTLRLPDDVCELERLADFILDQVKDLERYVLVGDSYGAVSSIVVATRQPKGLQGLVISGGFAKSPITSPLLKTLAGLAPFFPGPFYRQTTLRFHAAQLASTFDKEGEIPWSTGKSRAFFIKETPHKAYVNRIRSIEKADYTAQLKRINVPTLILTPEEDKLIGKEAAGILLNDIKGAQEVVMPRTGHMFRFSHPGAYSREIRKFLERVSL, via the coding sequence ATGAAAGCAGAGCCCACCTTGGTTATGATCCCTTGCTTTGCCGGGGCTCCGTGGCAGCTTGACCAGTTGAGCGGCTTGCAAGGTCGCGCCATGCGCACCTTACGTCTGCCGGACGATGTGTGCGAACTGGAAAGGTTGGCCGACTTCATCCTTGACCAGGTGAAGGACCTCGAGCGCTATGTGCTGGTTGGCGACTCATACGGCGCGGTCTCCTCAATCGTGGTGGCGACGCGGCAGCCGAAAGGCCTTCAGGGCCTGGTGATCTCCGGTGGTTTTGCCAAGAGCCCGATCACGTCGCCCTTGCTCAAGACGCTGGCAGGGCTTGCACCCTTCTTTCCCGGGCCGTTTTACCGGCAGACGACCCTTCGGTTCCATGCAGCGCAGTTGGCTTCGACCTTTGACAAGGAGGGGGAGATTCCTTGGTCTACCGGAAAGAGTCGCGCCTTCTTCATCAAGGAGACGCCCCACAAAGCCTACGTCAACCGCATCCGCTCGATCGAGAAGGCAGACTATACGGCCCAGTTGAAGAGGATCAACGTCCCCACGCTGATCCTGACGCCCGAGGAAGACAAGCTGATCGGCAAAGAAGCCGCGGGGATTCTCCTGAACGACATCAAGGGCGCGCAGGAAGTCGTCATGCCGCGCACCGGCCACATGTTCAGGTTCTCGCATCCTGGCGCCTACTCTCGTGAGATCAGGAAGTTTCTGGAGCGGGTATCGCTTTAA
- a CDS encoding LysR family transcriptional regulator: MRPLDLTRFDLNLLVVLEALWAERHVGRAAERLHLSQSATSHALSRLRTAFDDQLFIRNPRGVVPTPLTVELMPRVAAVLESVRLVASPRGPFDPGRLQATLSVAATDHAVLTVIAPALAKIQAAAPDAVLKLRPADSESALRMLDAGELDIVLGSGSFAEIPQRFDCQLVHKERFIGIARKGHPALIKRGKKLHMDLDDFARLPHILVSPRGDTRGAVDDALESLGRTRKVNATCPSFLAVPFMVGASQSIAVVAERIALQMQETAQLSLFELPLALPTWEVLVIRARGRANEPAVAWLTSMMIAG, from the coding sequence ATGAGGCCCCTGGATCTGACCCGTTTCGATCTCAACCTGCTGGTTGTGCTTGAGGCGCTTTGGGCCGAAAGGCACGTCGGCCGCGCGGCAGAAAGATTGCATTTGTCCCAATCCGCAACCAGCCACGCCCTATCGAGGCTGCGCACAGCCTTTGATGATCAGCTTTTCATTCGTAACCCCCGCGGAGTCGTGCCGACGCCACTGACCGTGGAGTTGATGCCGAGAGTGGCGGCGGTGCTGGAGTCGGTCAGGCTCGTGGCCAGCCCTCGTGGCCCGTTCGATCCAGGCCGTTTGCAGGCGACGCTTTCGGTGGCAGCCACCGATCACGCCGTACTGACTGTCATCGCCCCTGCTCTGGCCAAGATCCAGGCTGCCGCACCAGACGCCGTGCTGAAGCTCAGGCCAGCCGATAGCGAATCCGCGCTGCGCATGCTGGACGCCGGCGAACTCGACATCGTGCTGGGGTCGGGCTCCTTTGCCGAGATTCCGCAGCGCTTTGATTGCCAACTGGTCCATAAGGAACGTTTCATCGGCATCGCGCGCAAGGGCCACCCGGCTCTGATCAAGCGCGGCAAGAAGCTGCACATGGACCTGGATGACTTCGCTCGACTGCCCCACATTCTGGTCTCGCCGCGCGGCGACACGCGGGGCGCAGTCGACGATGCGCTGGAGAGCCTCGGCCGTACCCGCAAGGTGAACGCCACCTGCCCCAGCTTTCTGGCGGTTCCGTTCATGGTCGGCGCCTCACAATCGATTGCCGTGGTTGCCGAGCGCATCGCATTGCAAATGCAGGAGACCGCGCAGCTGAGCCTTTTTGAATTGCCCTTGGCGCTCCCCACCTGGGAGGTGCTCGTGATTCGAGCCCGAGGGCGCGCCAACGAGCCCGCCGTTGCGTGGCTGACGAGCATGATGATCGCGGGCTGA
- a CDS encoding MFS transporter: MNAFRPESPDDSKTRLRKVATATIVGSMLEWYDFYLYATMASIVFSKIFFDTSNPTNATLQAFATFAIGFVARPIGGIFFGYFGDKYGRKKMLFVTFCLMGLCTTAIGLIPTYASIGFWAPLLLVLIRIIQGLGAGAELAGAAVTSYEHAAENRKGRQGSWPALGLNLGLLLSSLTVYLLTMAGDRFLLAGGWRIPFLLSFVLVLVGMWVRKSLPETPEYASFEESHRQEKPIRDLLTSHFKGLGVVFFIAVGYNAISYIFKTFSLAYLTQFKGVSASVTSLSVTLASLVAIVTVPFFGWMCDKFSSKKVLMVGGMLSALFAYPFLSLLGTGASTAIYWAMVIGTGVLAPMMFAPQGSFLSRQFPVQNRSTGVGSGREIGTALAGGLAPLWALSMVAQSTTHATGGVVVILVCSGLMVAVATLFDQGRRFGSHKN; this comes from the coding sequence ATGAACGCTTTTCGCCCTGAATCACCCGATGACAGCAAGACACGCCTGAGGAAAGTTGCCACCGCCACAATCGTTGGCTCCATGCTGGAGTGGTACGACTTTTACCTGTACGCCACGATGGCGTCGATCGTCTTCAGCAAGATCTTCTTTGATACGTCCAACCCGACCAATGCCACGCTGCAAGCGTTCGCCACCTTCGCGATCGGCTTTGTTGCCCGGCCGATTGGTGGCATTTTCTTCGGCTATTTCGGCGACAAATACGGTCGCAAGAAGATGCTGTTTGTCACGTTCTGCCTGATGGGCTTGTGCACAACGGCGATCGGCCTGATTCCAACGTATGCATCCATCGGTTTCTGGGCGCCGCTACTGCTTGTGCTAATTCGAATCATCCAGGGCTTGGGCGCTGGAGCCGAACTGGCCGGCGCCGCAGTGACTTCATACGAACATGCCGCAGAGAACCGTAAAGGCCGCCAGGGATCATGGCCAGCATTGGGCTTGAACCTGGGGCTGCTGCTTTCGTCGCTGACCGTCTACCTGCTCACGATGGCGGGTGATCGCTTCCTGCTCGCGGGTGGATGGCGTATTCCTTTCCTCCTGAGCTTTGTCCTGGTGCTGGTCGGGATGTGGGTGCGCAAGAGCCTGCCCGAAACACCGGAATACGCTTCCTTTGAAGAGAGCCATCGCCAGGAAAAGCCGATTCGAGATCTGCTGACCTCGCACTTCAAAGGCCTTGGCGTGGTGTTCTTTATCGCCGTTGGATACAACGCCATCAGCTACATCTTCAAGACGTTCTCTCTGGCTTATCTCACCCAGTTCAAGGGGGTATCTGCCAGCGTGACGTCGCTGTCGGTAACGCTGGCCAGCTTGGTCGCCATTGTCACGGTGCCGTTCTTCGGTTGGATGTGCGACAAGTTCAGCAGCAAGAAGGTGCTGATGGTGGGCGGCATGCTGTCGGCGCTGTTTGCCTATCCCTTCCTCTCGCTGCTGGGCACGGGGGCCAGCACGGCGATCTACTGGGCCATGGTGATTGGCACCGGTGTTCTGGCACCGATGATGTTTGCGCCGCAAGGGTCTTTCCTGAGCCGCCAGTTTCCCGTGCAGAACCGTTCGACAGGCGTCGGTTCGGGCCGCGAGATCGGCACCGCCCTGGCGGGCGGGCTGGCACCACTGTGGGCGCTGTCGATGGTTGCACAATCGACAACGCATGCCACAGGTGGCGTCGTCGTGATCCTGGTCTGCTCTGGTCTGATGGTTGCTGTCGCAACGCTGTTCGACCAAGGGCGTCGATTCGGCAGCCACAAGAACTGA
- a CDS encoding alpha-hydroxy acid oxidase, producing MASYAEPSSVALPAALRNMLSLHDFEAAARRRLPRPIFGYIAGAAEDNASLRDNRAVFDEYAFSTRVLRDVSKRSQAVELFGQCYSSPFGIAPMGINALTTYRGDLVLARAAQQAGIVSIMSGTSLIPMEEVARESPATWFQAYIPGDQARIDALIDRVERAGFGTLMVTVDIPISANRENNIRTGFSTPLRPSLRLAWDGMVRPSWVMGTFLRTLLRHGMPHFENSFATRGAPIMSSTVLRDFSARDHLTWRHIEAIRRRWKGPLVVKGLLSVEDALEARRVGADGIVLSNHGGRQLDGAASPMRVLEAVVAAMGPDYPVLIDSGFRRGSDVLKALALGARMVLVGRPFNYAAAVAGEAGVAHAISLLRDEVDRNLAMLGVTGCAELGPQHIVRRRV from the coding sequence ATGGCTTCCTACGCTGAACCTTCATCCGTGGCCCTGCCCGCCGCGCTGCGCAACATGCTGTCGCTGCACGACTTCGAGGCTGCAGCGCGTCGGCGCCTGCCCCGGCCCATTTTTGGCTATATCGCCGGCGCCGCCGAGGACAACGCCTCGCTGCGCGACAACCGGGCGGTGTTTGACGAGTACGCGTTTTCCACCCGTGTGCTGCGCGATGTCTCGAAGCGCTCGCAGGCTGTGGAGCTATTCGGCCAGTGCTACAGCAGCCCGTTCGGCATTGCACCGATGGGTATCAATGCGCTCACCACCTACCGCGGTGATCTGGTTCTGGCACGCGCGGCGCAACAGGCCGGCATCGTGTCGATCATGAGCGGGACATCGCTGATCCCCATGGAAGAGGTGGCACGCGAAAGCCCGGCCACCTGGTTCCAGGCTTACATACCAGGCGACCAGGCGCGTATCGATGCACTGATCGACCGCGTGGAGCGCGCCGGCTTCGGCACGCTGATGGTGACGGTGGACATCCCCATCTCGGCCAACCGGGAGAACAACATCCGCACCGGCTTTTCCACGCCGCTGCGCCCCAGCCTGCGCCTGGCGTGGGACGGCATGGTGCGGCCCAGCTGGGTGATGGGCACCTTCCTGCGCACGCTGCTGCGCCACGGCATGCCGCATTTCGAGAACTCGTTCGCCACGCGCGGGGCGCCCATCATGTCGTCCACCGTGCTGCGCGATTTTTCGGCGCGCGACCATCTGACCTGGCGCCACATCGAAGCCATTCGCCGCCGCTGGAAGGGGCCGCTGGTGGTCAAGGGCCTGCTCAGCGTGGAGGACGCACTGGAGGCCCGACGCGTGGGCGCCGACGGCATCGTGCTGTCCAACCACGGCGGCCGACAACTCGACGGTGCCGCCTCGCCCATGCGCGTGCTTGAAGCCGTGGTGGCTGCCATGGGCCCCGATTACCCGGTGCTCATCGACAGCGGATTCCGGCGCGGCTCAGACGTACTCAAAGCCTTGGCGCTGGGCGCACGCATGGTGCTTGTGGGCCGCCCTTTCAATTACGCCGCTGCCGTGGCGGGCGAGGCCGGCGTGGCCCACGCCATCAGCCTGCTGCGAGACGAGGTCGACCGCAACCTGGCCATGCTGGGCGTAACAGGCTGCGCCGAACTGGGGCCACAGCACATCGTGCGACGCCGCGTCTGA
- a CDS encoding GlxA family transcriptional regulator yields MHRIGFLISDGFQIMALASQSVFEYANMAAGEPFYVLGNFSVSGAEVRSSLGFSVGTRSLRGRGDVDTWMVAGVNDPVSSPAPAEVVSFLRKGASRARRVAGICTGAFVLAEAGLLAQRRATTHWAYGREMQRRFPDIHVEEDRIYIVDGPIWTSAGMTAGLDLALAMVEKDLGADMARSVAHKLVMHQRRAGGQSQHSEMLDLAPKSDRIQNALNYARRNLHRSLTVEELAETVHLSPRQFSRVFALETGQSPAKAIEGLRLEAARLMVEQGRHPLDVIARETGFRDRRHMREAFMRGFGRPPQAVRRDARTGD; encoded by the coding sequence ATGCACCGAATCGGCTTTCTGATCAGCGATGGCTTTCAGATCATGGCGCTGGCTAGCCAGTCCGTGTTCGAGTACGCCAACATGGCGGCCGGTGAGCCGTTCTATGTACTTGGCAACTTCTCGGTCAGCGGCGCAGAGGTGCGCTCGTCGCTCGGGTTCTCGGTCGGCACGCGAAGCTTGCGCGGCAGGGGCGATGTCGACACGTGGATGGTCGCTGGCGTCAATGACCCGGTCAGTTCACCGGCCCCTGCCGAAGTCGTCTCGTTCCTGCGCAAGGGTGCCAGCCGTGCCAGGCGTGTTGCCGGCATTTGCACCGGCGCCTTCGTGCTGGCGGAGGCGGGTTTGCTGGCGCAGCGTCGCGCCACCACGCATTGGGCGTATGGGCGGGAAATGCAGAGGCGTTTTCCAGACATCCACGTCGAGGAAGACCGCATCTACATCGTCGACGGCCCGATCTGGACGTCTGCCGGCATGACGGCTGGCCTGGATCTGGCGCTGGCGATGGTGGAGAAGGATCTGGGCGCGGACATGGCCCGCTCTGTGGCGCACAAGCTGGTCATGCATCAGCGCCGGGCGGGCGGTCAGTCGCAGCATTCTGAAATGCTCGATCTCGCGCCAAAGTCGGATCGGATCCAGAATGCACTGAACTATGCGCGTCGGAATTTGCACCGTTCTCTGACCGTGGAAGAACTGGCCGAGACCGTGCATTTGAGCCCGCGCCAATTCAGTCGCGTGTTTGCGCTGGAAACGGGGCAGTCGCCCGCCAAGGCGATCGAGGGGCTGCGGCTGGAGGCCGCTCGGCTGATGGTCGAGCAAGGCCGGCATCCGCTGGATGTCATTGCCAGGGAAACCGGCTTCCGAGATCGCCGCCATATGCGTGAGGCGTTCATGCGTGGATTTGGCCGTCCACCTCAGGCGGTGCGGCGCGATGCGCGCACGGGGGACTGA
- a CDS encoding ankyrin repeat domain-containing protein — protein sequence MSTALALGLLQAAGLAAASTGQATTCETWVGDFATKQGAPAFFRIEHNDKGFVARTKQADGRWSAETVELVDVTHKPELEIAFAHGCVLAGAGALLIEAPKGTAYQATSITGRNFSTYHMGTDALMLVMQGFQVDGRDLYRVTAEGASPAPLPPLPKAIPGKEASSFVCPGMRPSAITQAAFDALAADYRKRFDGLEAIRQAEVVCGQRLDNLLSLDTFTSVDLHEDRAATLAEAKILLKAGEVPHDEAGKDTWWPAARHWLMRNTPLFDTDPPVPLQAEYFAAFNEDILPRLPKAPADDAQNVKDVVRYTLAMPQAQATHALAGLQALGALDAQVSGGTVAHAVLPWALEPQVADAVFETIFKAAKVQPRDAVTLFFSVIDTKNAVGVNRLLKHGFDPRDAKVLLRARGQPALYATLLDTAFQRATSAGGKLPADVVDPLVQAELRNGKTIDWNAVEPLLKHGGDVSRSFITGVERDNASLAFFARSAPDKFLDMLNHGLRVDLPYPVGGNALLTRYLRLNIAWMPEGPRPDVVEAMLKHYNNAATGKPCTDCAYDPLGIALSNQGPNSVAVLKVLLRYGVDPNAPDTKGFPAFTYAIMDDRVDMLDAMMQGPKALNLKLTDPNGFSLLALARCYDASKAADWLSQHGAGQPDQGYAACREGLAAQRKKG from the coding sequence ATGTCGACCGCACTTGCGCTGGGGTTGCTGCAGGCAGCCGGCCTGGCCGCTGCCTCGACCGGCCAGGCCACCACCTGCGAAACCTGGGTAGGTGATTTCGCCACCAAGCAGGGAGCCCCCGCATTTTTCCGGATCGAGCACAACGACAAAGGCTTTGTTGCACGCACCAAACAGGCCGACGGCCGTTGGAGTGCAGAGACCGTCGAATTGGTGGACGTGACCCACAAGCCGGAGTTGGAGATCGCCTTTGCTCACGGTTGCGTGCTGGCTGGCGCGGGAGCGTTGCTGATCGAAGCCCCGAAGGGCACGGCCTACCAGGCCACGTCGATCACCGGGCGCAACTTCAGCACGTATCACATGGGTACGGATGCGCTGATGCTGGTCATGCAGGGCTTCCAGGTCGACGGGCGCGATCTTTATCGTGTGACGGCCGAAGGCGCGTCGCCGGCACCGCTGCCGCCACTGCCTAAGGCGATCCCGGGCAAAGAGGCGTCGAGTTTCGTTTGCCCAGGTATGCGCCCGTCGGCCATCACCCAGGCCGCCTTCGATGCTTTGGCTGCTGACTACCGCAAACGCTTCGACGGACTGGAGGCCATTCGGCAGGCCGAGGTGGTCTGCGGCCAGCGCCTCGACAATCTGCTCAGCCTTGACACGTTCACCAGCGTTGATTTGCACGAGGACCGCGCAGCAACGCTCGCGGAAGCGAAGATCCTGCTCAAGGCGGGGGAGGTGCCCCACGACGAGGCAGGCAAAGACACATGGTGGCCGGCCGCACGCCACTGGTTGATGCGCAACACGCCGCTGTTCGATACCGACCCGCCCGTGCCGCTTCAGGCCGAGTATTTCGCCGCATTCAACGAAGATATCCTGCCACGTCTGCCAAAGGCTCCGGCCGACGATGCCCAGAACGTGAAGGATGTGGTTCGGTACACGCTTGCCATGCCGCAAGCGCAGGCGACCCATGCACTCGCCGGGTTACAAGCGCTAGGCGCGTTGGATGCCCAGGTATCCGGTGGCACGGTTGCCCATGCTGTGTTGCCGTGGGCACTCGAGCCGCAGGTTGCCGACGCCGTATTCGAGACAATTTTCAAGGCCGCCAAGGTGCAGCCGCGCGATGCTGTCACGCTGTTCTTTTCGGTCATCGACACGAAGAACGCGGTGGGTGTGAACCGCCTGCTCAAGCATGGTTTTGATCCGCGTGATGCGAAGGTGCTGTTGCGCGCGCGTGGGCAGCCAGCGCTTTATGCGACCTTGCTGGACACCGCATTTCAACGTGCCACGTCTGCCGGAGGCAAGCTGCCGGCAGACGTAGTGGATCCACTGGTTCAAGCTGAACTGCGCAATGGCAAGACGATCGACTGGAACGCCGTCGAGCCGCTGCTCAAACATGGCGGGGACGTGTCTCGCAGCTTTATCACGGGTGTGGAGCGTGACAATGCGTCGCTTGCCTTCTTTGCCCGCAGTGCGCCAGACAAATTCCTGGACATGCTCAACCACGGCTTGCGCGTTGACTTGCCGTATCCGGTTGGCGGCAATGCGCTGCTGACCCGCTATCTGCGGCTGAACATTGCCTGGATGCCGGAGGGGCCGAGGCCCGATGTGGTTGAAGCCATGCTCAAGCACTACAACAATGCCGCAACCGGCAAACCATGTACCGACTGTGCGTACGACCCGCTGGGCATTGCACTCAGCAATCAAGGTCCCAACAGCGTTGCGGTGCTCAAGGTGCTGCTGCGCTATGGTGTCGACCCCAACGCGCCCGATACCAAAGGGTTTCCTGCGTTCACCTACGCGATCATGGATGACCGTGTCGATATGCTCGACGCCATGATGCAGGGCCCCAAGGCGCTCAATCTGAAGCTGACCGATCCCAATGGTTTCAGCTTGCTGGCGCTGGCGCGCTGTTACGATGCCAGCAAAGCGGCGGACTGGCTAAGCCAGCATGGCGCGGGTCAGCCGGATCAGGGCTACGCCGCCTGTCGCGAAGGCCTTGCTGCGCAACGCAAGAAGGGCTGA
- a CDS encoding Hsp20/alpha crystallin family protein codes for MSDLFFGTDLLGEFDRLQRQMASLFAGGPASLRATRIGTFPPVNIGSTDDAVVIVAFAPGLDPAQIDVSIDKGLLSISGERKRPDVELTEDTRVYADERFVGPFRRVIELPQDVDPEKVNARYVNGCLTITVGKSEASKPRQITVQG; via the coding sequence ATGAGCGATCTGTTTTTTGGCACCGATCTGCTGGGCGAATTTGACCGCCTGCAACGGCAGATGGCCAGCCTCTTCGCGGGGGGACCCGCAAGCCTGCGCGCAACGCGCATTGGCACCTTCCCTCCTGTCAACATTGGCAGCACCGACGACGCCGTCGTCATCGTCGCATTTGCTCCGGGGCTCGATCCCGCGCAAATCGATGTCTCGATCGACAAGGGGCTGCTGAGCATCAGTGGTGAGCGCAAGCGGCCCGATGTCGAGCTTACGGAGGACACGCGCGTCTACGCAGACGAGCGCTTCGTGGGCCCCTTCCGCCGCGTGATCGAACTGCCACAGGACGTCGACCCGGAGAAAGTCAATGCACGCTATGTCAACGGCTGTCTAACGATCACTGTCGGCAAATCTGAGGCGTCAAAGCCTCGCCAGATCACCGTGCAAGGCTGA
- a CDS encoding Hsp20/alpha crystallin family protein, with product MNETTQLTTQSQPGNAAASRRQAEQGATRQTPLAPPVDIFENKQGITVYADLPGVPREKLDIRVQDGTLTIDAELMVPTPPGLRLQHGEVRHPHFSRTFVLSPDFDASRIDAQLRDGVLKLTIPRRDEAKPRRIEVHVG from the coding sequence ATGAATGAGACAACCCAATTGACCACGCAATCGCAGCCGGGCAATGCGGCTGCTTCACGGCGGCAGGCGGAGCAGGGCGCTACGAGGCAGACACCGCTGGCGCCACCAGTCGACATCTTTGAGAACAAGCAGGGGATTACTGTGTATGCCGATCTGCCAGGCGTACCGCGCGAGAAGCTGGATATTCGGGTACAAGACGGCACGCTCACGATCGATGCGGAACTGATGGTGCCCACACCGCCCGGTCTGCGTTTGCAGCATGGCGAAGTCCGGCACCCGCATTTCTCGCGCACCTTTGTGCTCAGCCCCGACTTTGATGCGTCGCGCATCGATGCTCAACTGCGCGACGGTGTGCTCAAGCTGACGATTCCGCGCCGCGACGAAGCCAAGCCACGGCGGATCGAGGTCCACGTCGGCTGA
- a CDS encoding LysR family transcriptional regulator produces MSQPSIKQLEAFWWAATCANFATAAERVHLSVSSLSKRIAELEAALGQSLFDRSGHRAALTEAGERLLPAALGVLNAMAALGQTLDARAELTGHCRFGVGDLSALTWLPAFVAAARQAHPQLGLEPYVDVGGVLERRLADGELDFAVIAGRSSRSELLSQPVGAAHFAWAAAPSLPGAGRLGAVALLQRHPLVTLPAGAGTTRLLDDWLLANRATVQERIVCNSWGAVAGMLRQGVGVGFLPAYWVRALNLRAVGARTPLAPLHYAFQWRRGDARALITAMQPLAQTQVDFSVAPAFAGAMSL; encoded by the coding sequence ATGTCTCAACCGTCGATCAAGCAGCTCGAAGCCTTCTGGTGGGCCGCAACCTGCGCCAATTTCGCCACTGCGGCCGAGCGCGTACACCTGTCGGTGTCGTCGCTTTCCAAGCGCATTGCCGAACTTGAGGCCGCGCTGGGCCAGTCGCTGTTCGACCGCAGCGGCCATCGCGCTGCGCTCACCGAGGCGGGCGAGCGCCTGCTGCCCGCCGCGCTGGGTGTGCTCAATGCCATGGCGGCGCTCGGCCAGACACTGGATGCGCGGGCCGAGCTCACGGGTCACTGCCGCTTTGGGGTGGGTGATCTTTCAGCGCTGACCTGGTTGCCCGCCTTTGTGGCGGCAGCGCGGCAGGCACATCCGCAACTGGGGTTGGAGCCCTACGTGGATGTGGGCGGTGTGCTGGAGCGCCGCCTGGCCGACGGCGAGCTGGACTTTGCGGTGATTGCGGGCCGATCCTCGCGCAGCGAATTGCTGTCGCAGCCCGTGGGTGCTGCGCACTTTGCCTGGGCCGCTGCACCCAGCCTGCCAGGCGCGGGCCGCCTGGGCGCGGTGGCGCTTCTGCAACGGCACCCGTTGGTCACACTGCCCGCCGGAGCCGGCACCACACGGCTGCTAGATGACTGGTTGCTGGCCAACCGTGCCACGGTGCAAGAGCGCATCGTATGCAACAGCTGGGGCGCTGTGGCGGGCATGTTGCGACAGGGCGTGGGCGTGGGTTTTCTGCCCGCATACTGGGTGCGTGCTCTGAACTTGCGCGCGGTGGGGGCACGTACCCCACTGGCGCCGTTGCACTACGCCTTCCAGTGGCGACGCGGAGACGCCCGCGCGCTCATCACGGCCATGCAGCCATTGGCGCAGACGCAGGTGGACTTTTCCGTTGCCCCCGCATTTGCTGGGGCGATGAGCCTGTGA
- a CDS encoding MerR family transcriptional regulator, producing MQHEDNATPRYRSGTAARMAKMPVSTLRVWEQRYGVISPAKSESGQRLYSGEDVKRLTLLRSLVNQGHAIGAIAHAASAELEQLLETSSAAEAPQPPQAHAVISLAVCGSLLAERVRRRKGTLASLGLDPITELPAIDGQTPLEPPPHTDALIVEAASLQPETAEAILAAARSSGASAVGVIYSFGTVRSTDMLRAAGVRLYREPNAHSELDQILQELSQLVRVDAVYAKLQPLRRNARRFTDRQLEIFANASQTIACECPRHLVALIRQLDAFERFSDGCAVRSSLDEQLHRHLGDVANRARLMLEDAMEFAIRAETMHPPAS from the coding sequence GTGCAGCACGAAGACAACGCAACGCCCCGGTATCGCAGCGGAACCGCCGCCCGCATGGCCAAGATGCCTGTATCCACGCTCCGCGTGTGGGAACAGCGCTACGGCGTGATCTCGCCGGCTAAGTCGGAGTCCGGACAGCGGTTGTATTCCGGGGAGGACGTCAAACGGCTCACGCTTCTGAGGTCTCTTGTGAATCAGGGGCACGCCATCGGTGCGATCGCGCATGCTGCCAGCGCCGAGCTTGAGCAACTGCTCGAAACATCCAGCGCGGCTGAAGCGCCTCAGCCACCCCAAGCCCACGCAGTCATTTCGCTTGCCGTCTGCGGCTCACTATTGGCGGAGCGCGTGCGGCGCAGGAAAGGCACCCTTGCGTCGCTGGGTCTCGATCCGATTACCGAGCTGCCAGCCATCGACGGACAGACGCCGCTGGAGCCACCGCCGCACACAGACGCATTGATTGTGGAAGCCGCGTCGTTGCAGCCCGAAACGGCCGAAGCCATCCTGGCTGCGGCGCGCAGCTCGGGCGCCAGCGCCGTTGGCGTGATCTATAGCTTCGGCACGGTGCGCTCCACCGACATGCTTCGTGCCGCAGGCGTGCGGCTGTATCGAGAGCCAAACGCACATAGCGAACTCGATCAGATCCTGCAGGAACTGTCGCAACTGGTGCGTGTGGACGCGGTCTACGCAAAGCTGCAGCCCTTGCGGCGGAACGCGCGCCGCTTTACGGACCGCCAGCTAGAGATTTTTGCCAACGCGTCGCAGACGATCGCTTGCGAATGCCCCCGCCACCTTGTCGCGCTGATCCGCCAGCTCGATGCATTCGAGCGCTTCAGCGATGGCTGCGCGGTGCGGTCTTCGCTCGACGAACAACTCCATCGGCACCTCGGCGATGTCGCCAACCGCGCCCGGCTGATGCTTGAAGACGCGATGGAGTTCGCCATTCGTGCGGAAACGATGCATCCACCTGCGAGTTAG
- a CDS encoding TetR/AcrR family transcriptional regulator, with translation MAGEMRERMVEGAMGLLAQRGLHATSFSEVLAATGAPRGSLYHHFPGGKDELMAAAVDRAGAVLVDALESTAGMPVDAVVERFLAIWRFVLTQSQCESGCAVLAVTVATDSAELLSHATTVFRAWRERLAQLLRRSGLPAAAAKRFATVMIASVEGAVVLSRAERSLEPFEIVATQLMEQAHAMMAAKSKG, from the coding sequence ATGGCGGGTGAGATGCGAGAGCGCATGGTGGAGGGGGCGATGGGCCTGCTGGCACAACGGGGCCTGCACGCGACGTCGTTCTCGGAGGTACTGGCAGCCACGGGGGCGCCGCGCGGTTCGCTGTACCACCATTTCCCGGGCGGCAAGGACGAGTTGATGGCTGCCGCAGTCGACCGCGCAGGCGCTGTGCTGGTTGACGCGCTGGAAAGCACGGCTGGCATGCCGGTTGACGCCGTGGTCGAGCGCTTTCTCGCCATCTGGCGTTTCGTGCTGACCCAGTCGCAGTGCGAATCGGGGTGCGCCGTGCTGGCCGTGACTGTGGCAACGGATTCCGCCGAGTTGTTGTCGCACGCGACCACGGTTTTCCGCGCCTGGCGTGAGCGACTGGCGCAGTTGCTGCGGCGGAGTGGGTTACCGGCAGCCGCGGCCAAGCGCTTTGCCACCGTCATGATCGCCTCGGTAGAGGGGGCGGTTGTTCTCAGCCGGGCGGAGCGGAGCCTTGAGCCCTTCGAGATCGTGGCCACGCAGTTGATGGAGCAGGCGCATGCCATGATGGCGGCCAAGTCGAAAGGCTGA